Sequence from the Rhodococcus jostii RHA1 genome:
TCGACGACGAGCACGACGCGGTTCGTATCGCCAACGACGTCCGGTTCGGCCTCGGTGCCGGAGTGTGGACGAGTGACATCGCCCGGGCCTTCCGCATGGCCGAGGCGATCCAATCCGGAACGGTCTGGGTCAACACCTACCGGGCAGTGAGCTTCATGGCGCCCTTCGGCGGCGTCAAAGACTCCGGTCTCGGCCGGGAGAACGGAATCGGAGCACTGGACGAATACCTGCACACCAAGAGCGTCTGGATCAACACCGGAGCCCCATCCGGCAATCCCTTCGTCATGCGCTGACGCGCCTGTGAGTACTTATTAACCGTGGGGGGTTAACAAGTACTCACGGGCGCGTGAGCGCACAGGGGTGGGCAACGAGCACCCTAGGGTGTCTGTCGAACCGCTTGCCCGGAAGGCAGTGTTGTTGTGGCCAAGGAATACTCGACCACACACCACCAAGGACACCGCATGTTTCGCCACACTGCCATTCGCGCCGGCCTGATGTTCGCCGCGGTCGCGTTCTCTCTCACCGGCGCAGCCGGAATCGCGCACGCCATGCCCGCCTCGTCGGGCACTGATGTCGCGGTGGCCTCACAGTCGGACCGCGATGCCCGCGACCGGGATCGGCGCGACCGTTTCGACGACGACGAGCAGGCCATGCTCTGCGAAGGTCAGGCCATCGTCGACCGACCCAGCTGCTCGTCTTTGCCGTACTGATTCGCATCGATCGGACGGCCCTCCGTCGGCGCCGCTGCCGCGTTCAGTGCGGCAGCGGCGGTCGAACCGATGCGGCAGGGCGCGTATCGTCTGCTGCACGGTAACCCCGCACCCGATGGCGTCGCCCATCGGTCCGCCTACTGCGCGGGGTCTGACGATGCTCGACGAACGACCACGACGCACCCCTGACCATGCCTCACCCCGGACGCTCACGGTCTTCGTCGACGACGAGCCTGTCGCCGCAGACTCCGTCTGGCACCCGGGTGACACCGTGACCACCGCCCTCTCGTGGCTCGACGAGCAGCAGCTTCCCGCCGAGCTTCGATCACTGGCAGAGGAGGTCGAGAGTCGGAAGAACGGTGTCGGCCGAGGAGTCTTCTACGTCGACAGGTACCCGGGGTTCTCCCCTCAGCCCGTGCTGTCCGTGAGCGGAGTGGTCGCGACCATCGAGGTCGTCGCGAACCTCGAACTGCACACCGACCAGGGCTGGAAACTGTTGCCCGACAACGTACACATGTGGGACGTACCCGACACGGGCACGTGGCGCATGCCGAATCGGCAGTACTCGGTGCCCGGCACGTCCGGTGACCTTCGGTTCGTCGAACAGCACGAGTTCATCGAGCGGTACGGCGTCACCACACCGACCTTCCGTCGCGATTCACGATACTTCCGGGTGGCTCTCTACCTGGCCGAGTGAGAGCTACCGCCTACCGAAGGTCGATCCGCACATCCCGGAACTCGAAGATGCCGACAACCCAGTCGAAGGCCGTGGGCCCGTCCTCCCTCAGCGCGCGCTCGAGATCGGCACGCACCCTCTCCCGGTTCGTCGGGTGGCACTGCGCGAGACGCTGCTCGAGCTGACGCGCAGTCTCTGCATACCCGAGGGCCTCGCGGGATCTGTCGCTGTTCTCCCATACGAAGAGGAAACCACCGTCATCAGGCGTGCCGTATCCACCGGTGAGGCAGTCGGCGAACGCATCCAGGTTGCGGCCGAAGTACCCGCCTTCACCGCGTACCGCTTCTCCGACCACCGTGAAGACGTCGTCGAGCGTGTGGATGCGCGCGCCGTCGATCACGTACATCACGGGTTGTCCGGTCATGGTTCGATCATTCCCCACCCGACAGGTGGAGGGTTCGTGAAGAGCTCGGACCAGCGGACCTCGGGATGCGTCGCGAGCAGTGCCCGGCGCTGCCGTTCCGTCATCCCACCCCAGATGCCGAATTCGACTCGATTGTCGAGTGCGTACGCACCGCATTCCATCAGCACCGGGCAGTGCCTGCAGAGGGCGGCGGCTTTGCGTTGCGCGGCGCCTGTGACGAAGAGCTGATCCGGGTCTCCTTCTCGACACTGAGCCCGCGTTATCCAGCCGAGGTCCGCTGCGGGGTGTGCGAGGTCGTGACGCCTGTTCGGTTTGCTCATGTGGAGCCATCCCATCTCGAAGACCGAGCACAGTCAGGGCACTGGGAATGCGGGCACGGCCCGATGGATCGTGTGAAAGGTTCGGTTGCGGACAGATTTTCGCAACGCCTCGGCTCCGGCGACGAGGTGCGATCGACAATTGCACCGCTGACAGATTAACTGCACTCCGTGCCGAGCGCGCGTCGGAGGTCGGCCCTGCCGTCGTGGGTGCAGACTGGATCCATGGTGTCGACGCAGCGGGAGCGGGAAGACAAGTACGAGGTGGGGCTCGAGTTCGTTCTGCCGGATCTCGAGGACGTGTTGCCTGCCGGTGGACGGATCGAGCAGGGCACGGTGAATCTGAACAGCGTCTACTACGACACGGATGACCGCGATCTGCTCCGTCAGAAGATCACGTTCCGCCGCCGGACCGGGGACGCCGA
This genomic interval carries:
- a CDS encoding barstar family protein; this encodes MTGQPVMYVIDGARIHTLDDVFTVVGEAVRGEGGYFGRNLDAFADCLTGGYGTPDDGGFLFVWENSDRSREALGYAETARQLEQRLAQCHPTNRERVRADLERALREDGPTAFDWVVGIFEFRDVRIDLR
- a CDS encoding WhiB family transcriptional regulator, coding for MSKPNRRHDLAHPAADLGWITRAQCREGDPDQLFVTGAAQRKAAALCRHCPVLMECGAYALDNRVEFGIWGGMTERQRRALLATHPEVRWSELFTNPPPVGWGMIEP